A section of the Thunnus albacares chromosome 6, fThuAlb1.1, whole genome shotgun sequence genome encodes:
- the bicra gene encoding BRD4-interacting chromatin-remodeling complex-associated protein isoform X4: MDDEDGRCLLDVICDPEALNDFLHGSETHLDTDDLLDGSSDPSSSFFSTTGGHVPEVQPAVQLSANEPAGLPRVSVDLDFLEDDDILGGSPGGEGGSNGIGTNHEPCDILQQSLAEANITEQSLQEAEAELDLGSFGIPGLTQVVQTLPDPSLSGAGGAAVGVGIGVGGAAAIFPGSAQSTTATPPNATADMLGSVLAQQGLQLQPQVMNKAISVQPFMQPVGLGNVTLQPISSLQPLPNGSQSGHLGIGQIQVVGQPTVMTINQSGQPILAKAMGGYQLHQSGPEVSGAGSQAGLGGSGGGLLIQGNKATLGSPALNGPAVCVSSTNSSSGGTMTAPAGLVGFGSSPLSSGIGPQSQTQGQIMQNVIIQRTPTPIQPKPPQGGAIQPKLFKQQQQPQQPQPAPQPLQNDAHKALGLQQLPVSAAQNVAFLTGKPGSNVVLSTQATTQGPQFQQTLFKQQAAQPSGKPLSVHLLNQSGSIVIPSQTVLQGQNHQFLLPPLQAGGQILTQHPGGHIITSQGPGGQLIANQILTANQNINLGQVLTSQGHPGAAHILSGPIQLQPGQMGTPTLFQMPVSLAQSQSQTQTHTVSGHAQTVIQGMPIQNSLTMLSQVEGLSPAVSLQPALQPQPGGVPSSSSTGAATMAQGQPGECVTVLGSSTDQAAHPTQQHVPQSSILAMQPTSSVSTATTVPSSSPSMSVSTSSSVTAVGLVPPQAQHSPGRLLFTNSSMILSQESLQMFLQQVPSSGHQQPLKIQGMSPSPALTSHATAPPVADSPQPSQSPLTLSQQIQSPHHQQQSRPPSQPQPQSQTPSRSCTPSSHPPLFIVHNQIAESPQPTPQGQPQQTQPQQAHIQVQLQSQPRPASQPAPYQQEQPPMSQSPKPPPAPPVQHQFTAPPVSTSASAVVKTQVPIQGLSAEQQHHLQLVGAQIQTLSAITQPSPQQKQLLEKLHQVQQNILLQSKQSAQPLPLPQATSQFSSQQDVPVDKVVITSSASAGTPAQLPSVLVKTPATASSDLKVFSGAQGPAGAMVNQTVTPASLTQPAQVQPKPGVISSVGGMTLGKGGMQIQVLGTSLTQMPAPQPPAPVQTQTTMKMPFSAEPSKEARMLEQLRKQQGSVLHPNYSAPFHSVEDTLHRLLPYHLYQGTANSSQDYQRVDDEFERVSCQLLKRTQAMLDKYRYLLFTESKQRMGPSAEMVMIDRMFIQEEKIALSQDKILAKERPEEFMANARMLESVISSQQKSPSAEPTSVAAAAAAAPAGPAPEPAAPAPAPLPNVTPNPPTTPIPAPAPPPPAAPSTTPFPPTKLVIKQGGGGASVSWSSSCPTPPAAATRLVAEPISQSSSTFSRTPAASSSLSSSSSSFNSQVADDDDALPQRTSKPPIKTYEARRRIGLKLKIKQDQTGFSKVVHNTALDPVHTPQPQQSSQSISQTQPEATVPHPKSYPLSTPPTSVIRTQSPICTASSSSSVTTATTQSNPPLRGNVPPSAAPSSSTSSSHTWSSSTSSFSSSSSSSSSSTQMNGTLDHHDAGGVKHNPASTATPSQTTCRLPLRKTYRENISPRVRPGVPGGGDESVSYPRPTLSPPRHEGSSSPSERTVIASVKVEKRGREALHPHTGSSHETCRLGSAVQGLDDVDEVFNHGIKTTQHHHLPQLMDREGAKGRGEEHTDQETDVSKYKRAKGKNRQRAAGTFRMDQHAPGPPSPESSLTRDSLLPAKRCKSDSPDMDNASFSSGSPPDDSLNEHLQCAIDSILNLQQEPSARGHIKGGNSRPHQHQSQRPGGSAASSHRPSVPSSSSASSSSSLAQHPQVGGRGHNGSLVPQTQSR, translated from the exons ATGGATGATGAAGACGGCAGGTGCCTTCTAGATGTAATTTG TGACCCAGAAGCTCTCAATGACTTTCTTCATGGATCTGAGACCCAT TTGGACACTGACGACCTTTTGGATGGTTCGAGTGACCCCTCCAGCTCGTTCTTCTCTACCACTGGG GGCCATGTTCCAGAGGTCCAGCCTGCTGTCCAGCTGTCGGCCAATGAGCCAGCAGGCCTGCCCAGAGTCAGTGTTGACCTGGACTTCCTGGAGGATGATGACATCCTGGGTGGATCCCCAGGTGGTGAAGGTGGGAGCAATGGCATTGGGACAAATCACGAGCCATGTGACATCCTGCAGCAGAGCTTGGCTGAAGCCAACATTACAGAGCAAAGCCTACAAGAGGCAGAGGCTGAGCTGGACCTGGGCTCCTTTGGAATTCCAGGCCTTACGCAGGTGGTTCAGACACTGCCTGATCCCAGCCTCTCTGGGGCTGGAGGCGCTGCTGTTGGTGTAGGCATAGGTgttggaggagcagcagcaatTTTCCCTGGGTCAGCCCAAAGCACCACTGCTACTCCTCCCAATGCCACAGCTGACATGCTAGGGTCAGTGCTTGCTCAGCAAGGCCTCCAGCTCCAACCCCAGGTCATGAACAAGGCCATTAGCGTTCAGCCATTTATGCAGCCTGTGGGCCTGGGAAATGTGACGCTTCAACCCATTTCAAGTCTCCAACCTCTTCCTAATGGGAGTCAGTCTGGACATTTGGGTATCGGACAGATTCAGGTTGTGGGTCAGCCCACAGTCATGACTATCAATCAGTCTGGGCAGCCAATCCTGGCTAAAGCCATGGGTGGTTACCAGCTGCACCAGTCTGGGCCAGAGGTATCAGGTGCTGGTTCTCAGGCGGGGCTTGGAGGCTCAGGAGGTGGACTTCTGATCCAAGGTAACAAAGCCACTTTGGGATCTCCAGCTTTAAATGGACCGGCTGTTTGTGTTAGcagcacaaacagcagcagtggcgGTACAATGACTGCTCCTGCTGGACTTGTGGGCTTTGGAAGCTCCCCTCTAAGTTCAGGAATTGGACCCCAGTCGCAAACTCAAGGCCAAATCATGCAGAACGTGATCATTCAGCGCACACCAACACCCATTCAGCCTAAACCCCCTCAGGGGGGAGCCATCCAACCGAAACTGttcaaacagcaacaacagccacaacagccACAGCCAGCGCCCCAACCCCTGCAAAACGATGCCCACAAGGCTCTAGGGCTGCAGCAACTTCCAGTTTCTGCTGCTCAAAACGTAGCCTTCCTGACTGGAAAACCAGGCTCTAATGTTGTCCTGAGTACTCAAGCCACAACACAAGGCCCTCAGTTTCAACAAACCCTGTTCAAGCAACAAGCTGCACAACCATCTGGCAAGCCCCTCAGTGTACACTTATTAAACCAATCAGGCAGCATCGTTATTCCCTCTCAGACAGTTCTACAAGGTCAGAACCACCAGTTTCTCCTGCCACCACTACAGGCAGGTGGGCAGATTCTGACCCAACACCCCGGGGGCCACATCATAACTAGTCAGGGTCCTGGTGGACAGCTCATTGCAAACCAGATTTTAACTGCAAACCAGAACATCAACTTGGGCCAGGTGTTGACTTCACAGGGCCATCCTGGGGCTGCCCACATCCTCTCTGGACCCATCCAGCTCCAGCCTGGGCAGATGGGCACACCCACCCTCTTTCAGATGCCTGTCTCATTGGCTCAGAGTCAAAGCCAGACACAGACCCACACTGTCTCAGGTCATGCCCAGACAGTCATACAAGGCATGCCAATACAGAACTCCCTGACCATGCTGAGTCAGGTGGAGGGGTTGAGCCCCGCAGTCAGCCTTCAGCCAGCCCTGCAGCCCCAGCCAGGTGGAgtccccagcagcagcagcaccggAGCAGCAACCATGGCTCAGGGCCAGCCTGGAGAGTGTGTTACTGTGCTAGGAAGCTCCACAGACCAGGCTGCTCATCCCACCCAGCAGCATGTACCACAGTCCTCTATCCTCGCCATGCAACCGACTTCGTCTGTGTCCACGGCTACCACAGTACCCTCCTCTTCTCCGTCCATGTCTGTGTCCACCTCTTCCTCTGTGACAGCAGTGGGGCTGGTCCCCCCTCAGGCTCAACACAGTCCAGGGAGGTTATTGTTCACCAACTCAAGCATGATCCTGAGCCAGGAGTCTCTGCAGATGTTTCTGCAACAG GTACCCTCCAGTGGACATCAGCAGCCCCTGAAGATCCAGGGCATGTCCCCCTCACCGGCCTTGACCAGTCACGCCACAGCACCCCCGGTGGCAGACAGCCCCCAGCCTTCCCAGTCTCCTCTTACTCTGAGCCAGCAGATCCAGTCGCCACACCATCAACAGCAGTCGCGTCCTCCCTCTCAGCCTCAGCCGCAGTCTCAAACTCCCTCCCGCTCATGCACACCTTCATCTCACCCTCCGCTCTTTATTGTCCATAACCAAATTGCAGAGTCCCCCCAACCAACTCCGCAAGGTCAGCCACAGCAGACGCAGCCCCAACAGGCACACATTCAAGTTCAGCTTCAGTCTCAGCCACGGCCGGCCTCTCAGCCGGCGCCCTACCAACAAGAACAACCTCCTATGTCACAGTCACCCAAGCCTCCTCCTGCACCACCTGTACAGCACCAGTTCACTGCTCCTCCTGTCAGCACTTCTGCCAGTGCTGTAGTGAAAACCCAGGTTCCCATCCAGGGCctgtcagcagagcagcagcaccaccTGCAATTAGTAGGAGCGCAAATTCAGACCCTGTCAGCCATCACCCAACCCTCACCTCAGCAGaaacagctgctggagaagCTGCACCAG GTCCAGCAGAACATCCTGCTGCAGTCCAAGCAGTCTGCTCagcctctgcctctgcctcaAGCAACCAGTCAGTTCAGCTCCCAGCAAGACGTGCCTGTCGACAAAGTGGTGATAACATCATCAGCCAGCGCCGGTACACCTGCTCAGCTTCCCTCAGTGCTCGTCAAAACTCCTGCTACAG CCTCAAGTGACTTAAAGGTATTCTCAGGAGCCCAAGGGCCAGCTGGAGCAATGGTGAATCAGACTGTCACTCCTGCCAGCCTTACCCAGCCTGCACAG GTTCAGCCAAAGCCAGGAGTGATCAGCTCAGTTGGTGGGATGACTCTGGGGAAAGGTGGGATGCAGATACAGGTGTTAGGAACTAGTCTGACTCAAATGCCTGCTCCACAGCCCCCTGCTCCAGTACAAACTCAG ACGACAATGAAGATGCCTTTCAGTGCAGAGCCCAGCAAAGAAGCGAG GATGCTAGAACAGCTGAGGAAACAGCAAGGTTCAGTGCTTCACCCAAACTACAGTGCTCCTTTCCACTCTGTTGAGGACACACTGCACAGATTGCTGCCTTACCATCTCTACCAGGGAACTGCCAACTCTTCTCAAGACTATCAAAGAG TGGATGATGAATTTGAGAGGGTCTCCTGCCAGCTGCTGAAAAGGACCCAGGCTATGCTGGATAAATATCGCTACCTGCTCTTTACAGAGTCAAAG CAGAGAATGGGCCCCTCGGCTGAGATGGTGATGATTGACCGGATGTTCATTCAGGAGGAGAAGATTGCATTAAGTCAGGACAAGATTTTGGCCAAGGAGAGACCAG AGGAGTTTATGGCAAACGCACGCATGTTGGAGAGTGTAATTTCATCACAACAGAAATCACCTTCTGCTGAGCCCACCTCAGtagccgctgctgctgctgccgccccCGCTGGCCCTGCTCCAGAACCGGCAGCTCCTGCCCCAGCCCCTCTTCCAAACGTCACCCCGAATCCTCCTACTACACCCATCCCGGCTCCTGCTCCACCACCTCCCGCTGCCCCTTCAACCACCCCTTTCCCTCCGACAAAACTGGTAATAAAGCAGGGTGGAGGCGGAGCCTCTGTGTCCTGGTCCAGCAGCTGCCCCACACCTCCAGCTGCAGCCACCAGGCTGGTGGCCGAACCCATCAGCCAGAGCTCCTCCACCTTCAGCCGTACTCCAGCAGCATcgtcctccctctcctcctcctcctcttccttcaaCTCTCAAGTGGCCGACGATGACGACGCTCTCCCACAGCGAACCAGCAAACCACCTATCAAGACCTACGAGGCTCGCAGGAGAATAGGCTTGAAGCTGAAGATCAAGCAGGATCAAACGGGGTTCAGTAAGGTGGTCCACAACACTGCCTTAGACCCAGTGCACACACCTCAACCTCAGCAGAGCAGCCAGTCCATATCTCAAACTCAGCCTGAAGCTACTGTACCGCACCCAAAGTCCTACCCTTTATCAACCCCTCCCACTAGCGTCATCAGAACTCAGTCACCCATATGCACTGCTTCTTCGTCCTCATCAGTCACCACAGCAACCACCCAGTCTAACCCGCCACTAAGAGGTAACGTTCCCCCTAGTGCTGCCCCATCTTCCTCTACCTCTTCCTCTCATACTTGGTCGTCGTccacttcctccttctcctcctcctcctcctcctcctcctcgtccacTCAAATGAACGGGACGTTGGATCACCATGACGCGGGCGGGGTCAAACACAATCCTGCCTCCACTGCCACTCCCTCACAGACCACCTGTCGCCTCCCCCTTCGAAAAACCTACCGGGAAAACATAAGTCCCCGGGTCAGACCTGGTGTCCCGGGGGGAGGAGACGAGAGCGTGTCCTACCCTAGACCCACGCTGTCACCCCCCAGGCACGAGGGCTCATCTTCTCCCTCAGAGCGGACAGTGATAGCCAGCGTGAAGGTGGAGAAAAGAGGCAGGGAGGCCTTGCATCCTCACACGGGGTCAAGCCACGAAACGTGCCGCTTAGGGAGTGCAGTGCAGGGGCTGGACGACGTGGACGAGGTGTTTAACCATGGTATCAAAACCACACAACACCATCATCTCCCACAGCTTATGGACAGGGAGGGGGCAaaagggagaggggaggagcaCACAGACCAAGAGACAGATGTAAGTAAATACAAGAGGGCgaaaggaaaaaacagacagagggCAGCCGGGACATTCAGAATGGACCAGCACGCCCCTGGGCCTCCCTCTCCAGAGTCCTCCTTAACACGAGACTCTTTGCTTCCTGCCAAACGCTGCAAGTCAGACTCCCCCGACATGGATAACGCCAGCTTCTCCAGCGGCAGCCCTCCAGACGACTCTCTGAACGAACACCTGCAGTGCGCCATCGACAGCATCCTCAATCTGCAGCAGGAGCCCTCTGCCCGCGGGCACATTAAAGGGGGCAACAGCAGGCCCCACCAACACCAAAGCCAGCGCCCAGGGGGCTCTGCAGCCTCATCCCACAGACCCTCAgtcccatcctcctcctctgcttcctcgtcctcctcccTGGCCCAGCACCCTCAGGTCGGTGGCCGTGGCCACAATGGCAGCCTGGTGCCCCAGACTCAAAGCAGATAA
- the bicra gene encoding BRD4-interacting chromatin-remodeling complex-associated protein isoform X1 → MDDEDGRCLLDVICDPEALNDFLHGSETHLDTDDLLDGSSDPSSSFFSTTGGHVPEVQPAVQLSANEPAGLPRVSVDLDFLEDDDILGGSPGGEGGSNGIGTNHEPCDILQQSLAEANITEQSLQEAEAELDLGSFGIPGLTQVVQTLPDPSLSGAGGAAVGVGIGVGGAAAIFPGSAQSTTATPPNATADMLGSVLAQQGLQLQPQVMNKAISVQPFMQPVGLGNVTLQPISSLQPLPNGSQSGHLGIGQIQVVGQPTVMTINQSGQPILAKAMGGYQLHQSGPEVSGAGSQAGLGGSGGGLLIQGNKATLGSPALNGPAVCVSSTNSSSGGTMTAPAGLVGFGSSPLSSGIGPQSQTQGQIMQNVIIQRTPTPIQPKPPQGGAIQPKLFKQQQQPQQPQPAPQPLQNDAHKALGLQQLPVSAAQNVAFLTGKPGSNVVLSTQATTQGPQFQQTLFKQQAAQPSGKPLSVHLLNQSGSIVIPSQTVLQGQNHQFLLPPLQAGGQILTQHPGGHIITSQGPGGQLIANQILTANQNINLGQVLTSQGHPGAAHILSGPIQLQPGQMGTPTLFQMPVSLAQSQSQTQTHTVSGHAQTVIQGMPIQNSLTMLSQVEGLSPAVSLQPALQPQPGGVPSSSSTGAATMAQGQPGECVTVLGSSTDQAAHPTQQHVPQSSILAMQPTSSVSTATTVPSSSPSMSVSTSSSVTAVGLVPPQAQHSPGRLLFTNSSMILSQESLQMFLQQEQHHQTENESTPSVGVPASVIVSSNNITTPAPAVHDSQLTDSWVGQSHSSSPGLSHMTAVVKQVPSSGHQQPLKIQGMSPSPALTSHATAPPVADSPQPSQSPLTLSQQIQSPHHQQQSRPPSQPQPQSQTPSRSCTPSSHPPLFIVHNQIAESPQPTPQGQPQQTQPQQAHIQVQLQSQPRPASQPAPYQQEQPPMSQSPKPPPAPPVQHQFTAPPVSTSASAVVKTQVPIQGLSAEQQHHLQLVGAQIQTLSAITQPSPQQKQLLEKLHQVQQNILLQSKQSAQPLPLPQATSQFSSQQDVPVDKVVITSSASAGTPAQLPSVLVKTPATASSDLKVFSGAQGPAGAMVNQTVTPASLTQPAQVQPKPGVISSVGGMTLGKGGMQIQVLGTSLTQMPAPQPPAPVQTQTTMKMPFSAEPSKEARMLEQLRKQQGSVLHPNYSAPFHSVEDTLHRLLPYHLYQGTANSSQDYQRVDDEFERVSCQLLKRTQAMLDKYRYLLFTESKQRMGPSAEMVMIDRMFIQEEKIALSQDKILAKERPEEFMANARMLESVISSQQKSPSAEPTSVAAAAAAAPAGPAPEPAAPAPAPLPNVTPNPPTTPIPAPAPPPPAAPSTTPFPPTKLVIKQGGGGASVSWSSSCPTPPAAATRLVAEPISQSSSTFSRTPAASSSLSSSSSSFNSQVADDDDALPQRTSKPPIKTYEARRRIGLKLKIKQDQTGFSKVVHNTALDPVHTPQPQQSSQSISQTQPEATVPHPKSYPLSTPPTSVIRTQSPICTASSSSSVTTATTQSNPPLRGNVPPSAAPSSSTSSSHTWSSSTSSFSSSSSSSSSSTQMNGTLDHHDAGGVKHNPASTATPSQTTCRLPLRKTYRENISPRVRPGVPGGGDESVSYPRPTLSPPRHEGSSSPSERTVIASVKVEKRGREALHPHTGSSHETCRLGSAVQGLDDVDEVFNHGIKTTQHHHLPQLMDREGAKGRGEEHTDQETDVSKYKRAKGKNRQRAAGTFRMDQHAPGPPSPESSLTRDSLLPAKRCKSDSPDMDNASFSSGSPPDDSLNEHLQCAIDSILNLQQEPSARGHIKGGNSRPHQHQSQRPGGSAASSHRPSVPSSSSASSSSSLAQHPQVGGRGHNGSLVPQTQSR, encoded by the exons ATGGATGATGAAGACGGCAGGTGCCTTCTAGATGTAATTTG TGACCCAGAAGCTCTCAATGACTTTCTTCATGGATCTGAGACCCAT TTGGACACTGACGACCTTTTGGATGGTTCGAGTGACCCCTCCAGCTCGTTCTTCTCTACCACTGGG GGCCATGTTCCAGAGGTCCAGCCTGCTGTCCAGCTGTCGGCCAATGAGCCAGCAGGCCTGCCCAGAGTCAGTGTTGACCTGGACTTCCTGGAGGATGATGACATCCTGGGTGGATCCCCAGGTGGTGAAGGTGGGAGCAATGGCATTGGGACAAATCACGAGCCATGTGACATCCTGCAGCAGAGCTTGGCTGAAGCCAACATTACAGAGCAAAGCCTACAAGAGGCAGAGGCTGAGCTGGACCTGGGCTCCTTTGGAATTCCAGGCCTTACGCAGGTGGTTCAGACACTGCCTGATCCCAGCCTCTCTGGGGCTGGAGGCGCTGCTGTTGGTGTAGGCATAGGTgttggaggagcagcagcaatTTTCCCTGGGTCAGCCCAAAGCACCACTGCTACTCCTCCCAATGCCACAGCTGACATGCTAGGGTCAGTGCTTGCTCAGCAAGGCCTCCAGCTCCAACCCCAGGTCATGAACAAGGCCATTAGCGTTCAGCCATTTATGCAGCCTGTGGGCCTGGGAAATGTGACGCTTCAACCCATTTCAAGTCTCCAACCTCTTCCTAATGGGAGTCAGTCTGGACATTTGGGTATCGGACAGATTCAGGTTGTGGGTCAGCCCACAGTCATGACTATCAATCAGTCTGGGCAGCCAATCCTGGCTAAAGCCATGGGTGGTTACCAGCTGCACCAGTCTGGGCCAGAGGTATCAGGTGCTGGTTCTCAGGCGGGGCTTGGAGGCTCAGGAGGTGGACTTCTGATCCAAGGTAACAAAGCCACTTTGGGATCTCCAGCTTTAAATGGACCGGCTGTTTGTGTTAGcagcacaaacagcagcagtggcgGTACAATGACTGCTCCTGCTGGACTTGTGGGCTTTGGAAGCTCCCCTCTAAGTTCAGGAATTGGACCCCAGTCGCAAACTCAAGGCCAAATCATGCAGAACGTGATCATTCAGCGCACACCAACACCCATTCAGCCTAAACCCCCTCAGGGGGGAGCCATCCAACCGAAACTGttcaaacagcaacaacagccacaacagccACAGCCAGCGCCCCAACCCCTGCAAAACGATGCCCACAAGGCTCTAGGGCTGCAGCAACTTCCAGTTTCTGCTGCTCAAAACGTAGCCTTCCTGACTGGAAAACCAGGCTCTAATGTTGTCCTGAGTACTCAAGCCACAACACAAGGCCCTCAGTTTCAACAAACCCTGTTCAAGCAACAAGCTGCACAACCATCTGGCAAGCCCCTCAGTGTACACTTATTAAACCAATCAGGCAGCATCGTTATTCCCTCTCAGACAGTTCTACAAGGTCAGAACCACCAGTTTCTCCTGCCACCACTACAGGCAGGTGGGCAGATTCTGACCCAACACCCCGGGGGCCACATCATAACTAGTCAGGGTCCTGGTGGACAGCTCATTGCAAACCAGATTTTAACTGCAAACCAGAACATCAACTTGGGCCAGGTGTTGACTTCACAGGGCCATCCTGGGGCTGCCCACATCCTCTCTGGACCCATCCAGCTCCAGCCTGGGCAGATGGGCACACCCACCCTCTTTCAGATGCCTGTCTCATTGGCTCAGAGTCAAAGCCAGACACAGACCCACACTGTCTCAGGTCATGCCCAGACAGTCATACAAGGCATGCCAATACAGAACTCCCTGACCATGCTGAGTCAGGTGGAGGGGTTGAGCCCCGCAGTCAGCCTTCAGCCAGCCCTGCAGCCCCAGCCAGGTGGAgtccccagcagcagcagcaccggAGCAGCAACCATGGCTCAGGGCCAGCCTGGAGAGTGTGTTACTGTGCTAGGAAGCTCCACAGACCAGGCTGCTCATCCCACCCAGCAGCATGTACCACAGTCCTCTATCCTCGCCATGCAACCGACTTCGTCTGTGTCCACGGCTACCACAGTACCCTCCTCTTCTCCGTCCATGTCTGTGTCCACCTCTTCCTCTGTGACAGCAGTGGGGCTGGTCCCCCCTCAGGCTCAACACAGTCCAGGGAGGTTATTGTTCACCAACTCAAGCATGATCCTGAGCCAGGAGTCTCTGCAGATGTTTCTGCAACAG GAGCAGCACCACCAAACAGAGAATGAGTCAACCCCCTCTGTGGGCGTACCAGCGTCTGTAATCGtcagcagcaacaacatcaCTACTCCAGCCCCCGCTGTCCATGACAGCCAATTAACTGACTCTTGGGTGGGTCAGAGCCACAGCTCTTCCCCTGGCCTCTCCCACATGACAGCAGTGGTAAAGCAG GTACCCTCCAGTGGACATCAGCAGCCCCTGAAGATCCAGGGCATGTCCCCCTCACCGGCCTTGACCAGTCACGCCACAGCACCCCCGGTGGCAGACAGCCCCCAGCCTTCCCAGTCTCCTCTTACTCTGAGCCAGCAGATCCAGTCGCCACACCATCAACAGCAGTCGCGTCCTCCCTCTCAGCCTCAGCCGCAGTCTCAAACTCCCTCCCGCTCATGCACACCTTCATCTCACCCTCCGCTCTTTATTGTCCATAACCAAATTGCAGAGTCCCCCCAACCAACTCCGCAAGGTCAGCCACAGCAGACGCAGCCCCAACAGGCACACATTCAAGTTCAGCTTCAGTCTCAGCCACGGCCGGCCTCTCAGCCGGCGCCCTACCAACAAGAACAACCTCCTATGTCACAGTCACCCAAGCCTCCTCCTGCACCACCTGTACAGCACCAGTTCACTGCTCCTCCTGTCAGCACTTCTGCCAGTGCTGTAGTGAAAACCCAGGTTCCCATCCAGGGCctgtcagcagagcagcagcaccaccTGCAATTAGTAGGAGCGCAAATTCAGACCCTGTCAGCCATCACCCAACCCTCACCTCAGCAGaaacagctgctggagaagCTGCACCAG GTCCAGCAGAACATCCTGCTGCAGTCCAAGCAGTCTGCTCagcctctgcctctgcctcaAGCAACCAGTCAGTTCAGCTCCCAGCAAGACGTGCCTGTCGACAAAGTGGTGATAACATCATCAGCCAGCGCCGGTACACCTGCTCAGCTTCCCTCAGTGCTCGTCAAAACTCCTGCTACAG CCTCAAGTGACTTAAAGGTATTCTCAGGAGCCCAAGGGCCAGCTGGAGCAATGGTGAATCAGACTGTCACTCCTGCCAGCCTTACCCAGCCTGCACAG GTTCAGCCAAAGCCAGGAGTGATCAGCTCAGTTGGTGGGATGACTCTGGGGAAAGGTGGGATGCAGATACAGGTGTTAGGAACTAGTCTGACTCAAATGCCTGCTCCACAGCCCCCTGCTCCAGTACAAACTCAG ACGACAATGAAGATGCCTTTCAGTGCAGAGCCCAGCAAAGAAGCGAG GATGCTAGAACAGCTGAGGAAACAGCAAGGTTCAGTGCTTCACCCAAACTACAGTGCTCCTTTCCACTCTGTTGAGGACACACTGCACAGATTGCTGCCTTACCATCTCTACCAGGGAACTGCCAACTCTTCTCAAGACTATCAAAGAG TGGATGATGAATTTGAGAGGGTCTCCTGCCAGCTGCTGAAAAGGACCCAGGCTATGCTGGATAAATATCGCTACCTGCTCTTTACAGAGTCAAAG CAGAGAATGGGCCCCTCGGCTGAGATGGTGATGATTGACCGGATGTTCATTCAGGAGGAGAAGATTGCATTAAGTCAGGACAAGATTTTGGCCAAGGAGAGACCAG AGGAGTTTATGGCAAACGCACGCATGTTGGAGAGTGTAATTTCATCACAACAGAAATCACCTTCTGCTGAGCCCACCTCAGtagccgctgctgctgctgccgccccCGCTGGCCCTGCTCCAGAACCGGCAGCTCCTGCCCCAGCCCCTCTTCCAAACGTCACCCCGAATCCTCCTACTACACCCATCCCGGCTCCTGCTCCACCACCTCCCGCTGCCCCTTCAACCACCCCTTTCCCTCCGACAAAACTGGTAATAAAGCAGGGTGGAGGCGGAGCCTCTGTGTCCTGGTCCAGCAGCTGCCCCACACCTCCAGCTGCAGCCACCAGGCTGGTGGCCGAACCCATCAGCCAGAGCTCCTCCACCTTCAGCCGTACTCCAGCAGCATcgtcctccctctcctcctcctcctcttccttcaaCTCTCAAGTGGCCGACGATGACGACGCTCTCCCACAGCGAACCAGCAAACCACCTATCAAGACCTACGAGGCTCGCAGGAGAATAGGCTTGAAGCTGAAGATCAAGCAGGATCAAACGGGGTTCAGTAAGGTGGTCCACAACACTGCCTTAGACCCAGTGCACACACCTCAACCTCAGCAGAGCAGCCAGTCCATATCTCAAACTCAGCCTGAAGCTACTGTACCGCACCCAAAGTCCTACCCTTTATCAACCCCTCCCACTAGCGTCATCAGAACTCAGTCACCCATATGCACTGCTTCTTCGTCCTCATCAGTCACCACAGCAACCACCCAGTCTAACCCGCCACTAAGAGGTAACGTTCCCCCTAGTGCTGCCCCATCTTCCTCTACCTCTTCCTCTCATACTTGGTCGTCGTccacttcctccttctcctcctcctcctcctcctcctcctcgtccacTCAAATGAACGGGACGTTGGATCACCATGACGCGGGCGGGGTCAAACACAATCCTGCCTCCACTGCCACTCCCTCACAGACCACCTGTCGCCTCCCCCTTCGAAAAACCTACCGGGAAAACATAAGTCCCCGGGTCAGACCTGGTGTCCCGGGGGGAGGAGACGAGAGCGTGTCCTACCCTAGACCCACGCTGTCACCCCCCAGGCACGAGGGCTCATCTTCTCCCTCAGAGCGGACAGTGATAGCCAGCGTGAAGGTGGAGAAAAGAGGCAGGGAGGCCTTGCATCCTCACACGGGGTCAAGCCACGAAACGTGCCGCTTAGGGAGTGCAGTGCAGGGGCTGGACGACGTGGACGAGGTGTTTAACCATGGTATCAAAACCACACAACACCATCATCTCCCACAGCTTATGGACAGGGAGGGGGCAaaagggagaggggaggagcaCACAGACCAAGAGACAGATGTAAGTAAATACAAGAGGGCgaaaggaaaaaacagacagagggCAGCCGGGACATTCAGAATGGACCAGCACGCCCCTGGGCCTCCCTCTCCAGAGTCCTCCTTAACACGAGACTCTTTGCTTCCTGCCAAACGCTGCAAGTCAGACTCCCCCGACATGGATAACGCCAGCTTCTCCAGCGGCAGCCCTCCAGACGACTCTCTGAACGAACACCTGCAGTGCGCCATCGACAGCATCCTCAATCTGCAGCAGGAGCCCTCTGCCCGCGGGCACATTAAAGGGGGCAACAGCAGGCCCCACCAACACCAAAGCCAGCGCCCAGGGGGCTCTGCAGCCTCATCCCACAGACCCTCAgtcccatcctcctcctctgcttcctcgtcctcctcccTGGCCCAGCACCCTCAGGTCGGTGGCCGTGGCCACAATGGCAGCCTGGTGCCCCAGACTCAAAGCAGATAA